One Pantoea trifolii DNA segment encodes these proteins:
- a CDS encoding methionine aminotransferase produces the protein MTLNSSVNLSSKQPDVGTTIFSVIGQLSSQHKAINLSQGAPNFPCDPHLVELVSKAMRDGHNQYASMTGLPSLREALAQKVHTLYGQQYDAGSEVLITGSASQGIYMAISALVHAGDEVIFFEPAFDSYAPVVRLQGATPIGLKLQVPDFAINWDELRATITPRTRMIIINTPHNPSAQVLSAADLDQLAALTRNTDIVVLSDEVYEHILFDGRKHCGMATHPELAQRSVVVSSFGKTFHVTGWRVGYALAPAALMEEIVKVHQFMMYAADTPMQVGFAHYLQNPQNYLQLSPFYQEKRDRLLTLMQDSPFKLLPSAGSFFILASYGHFSDESDSEMVKRLIVDHGVATIPLSAFYMDGTDNKLIRLSFAKDDATLQAGAEALCQVKG, from the coding sequence ATGACCCTGAATAGCAGTGTTAACCTCTCATCCAAACAGCCCGATGTCGGCACGACGATTTTTAGCGTCATCGGTCAGCTGTCGTCGCAACACAAAGCCATCAACCTGTCGCAGGGCGCACCCAACTTCCCGTGCGATCCGCACCTGGTTGAGCTGGTGAGTAAGGCGATGCGCGACGGTCATAACCAATACGCCTCAATGACCGGCCTGCCGTCACTGCGAGAAGCGCTGGCGCAGAAAGTGCACACACTTTATGGCCAGCAATATGATGCCGGTAGCGAAGTGCTGATCACCGGCAGTGCCAGCCAGGGCATTTACATGGCGATTTCCGCACTGGTGCATGCGGGTGATGAGGTGATTTTCTTCGAACCGGCTTTTGACAGCTACGCGCCGGTGGTCCGTCTGCAAGGCGCTACGCCGATTGGTCTGAAGTTGCAGGTACCTGATTTCGCCATCAACTGGGACGAACTGCGTGCCACCATTACGCCGCGCACCCGCATGATCATCATCAACACGCCGCACAATCCTAGCGCGCAAGTGCTGTCAGCGGCGGATCTGGATCAGTTAGCCGCGTTGACGCGCAACACCGATATCGTGGTGCTGTCTGACGAAGTCTACGAACATATTCTGTTTGATGGCCGTAAGCACTGCGGCATGGCAACGCATCCGGAACTGGCGCAGCGCAGCGTGGTGGTTTCCTCCTTCGGCAAAACCTTCCACGTAACCGGTTGGCGTGTGGGTTATGCGCTGGCACCGGCAGCGCTGATGGAAGAGATCGTCAAAGTCCATCAGTTCATGATGTACGCCGCCGATACGCCGATGCAGGTCGGTTTTGCTCACTATCTGCAAAACCCGCAAAACTATCTGCAGCTGTCGCCGTTCTATCAGGAAAAACGCGATCGCCTGCTGACGTTGATGCAGGATTCGCCATTTAAGCTGCTACCGAGTGCCGGTTCGTTCTTTATATTGGCCAGTTACGGACATTTCAGTGACGAAAGTGATAGCGAAATGGTAAAACGTCTCATCGTCGATCACGGTGTGGCCACCATTCCGTTGTCGGCGTTTTATATGGACGGCACTGACAATAAATTAATTCGCCTGTCATTCGCAAAAGACGACGCAACACTTCAGGCCGGTGCAGAAGCGCTCTGCCAGGTCAAAGGGTAA
- the pepT gene encoding peptidase T: MTDQLASQLTQRFYRYLAVSSQSDAKSTTLPSTPSQHAMAELLAKELGELGLQDIVIDQHATVTAVKPGNRPDAPRIGFITHIDTVDVGLSPDIHPQTLTFTGEDLCLNSTQDIWLRVAEHPEIKPYLGQEIIFSDGTSVLGADNKAAVTVVMTLLENLRGDHGDIVVAFVPDEEIGLRGAKALDLEQRFNVDFAWTIDCCELGEVVYENFNAAAAELVFTGVPAHPMSGKGVLVNPLLMAHDFISRFDRLKTPEHTEGREGYIWFNDMNANASRAVLKASIRDFDLQGFDAKKQQLVEVADEIAARYPTGHVALTINDTYSNISNAIGEDRRAIDLIFAALQQVGVEPKVIPMRGGTDGAALSAKGLLTPNFFTGAHNFHSRFEFLPVPSFVKSYQVAEALCYLAAK, from the coding sequence ATGACAGACCAACTTGCCAGCCAATTGACCCAGCGTTTCTACCGTTATCTGGCGGTTTCCAGCCAGAGCGATGCCAAATCAACTACGCTGCCGAGTACGCCGTCCCAACATGCGATGGCGGAGTTACTGGCAAAGGAGCTGGGCGAACTGGGATTGCAGGATATTGTGATTGACCAGCACGCTACGGTCACGGCGGTGAAACCCGGCAATCGTCCCGATGCGCCGCGTATCGGTTTTATCACCCATATCGATACCGTGGATGTTGGCCTCTCGCCGGATATCCATCCGCAAACTCTCACGTTCACCGGTGAAGATCTGTGCCTTAACAGCACGCAGGACATCTGGCTGCGCGTGGCGGAACATCCGGAAATCAAGCCCTATCTTGGTCAGGAGATTATCTTCAGCGACGGCACCAGCGTGCTGGGCGCCGACAACAAAGCCGCCGTCACGGTGGTGATGACGCTGCTGGAGAACCTGCGTGGCGATCACGGTGATATCGTGGTGGCATTTGTGCCCGATGAGGAGATTGGCCTGCGCGGCGCCAAAGCGCTCGATCTGGAGCAGCGCTTTAACGTCGATTTCGCGTGGACTATCGACTGCTGCGAGCTGGGTGAAGTAGTGTATGAAAACTTCAATGCCGCCGCCGCTGAGCTGGTGTTTACCGGCGTACCAGCGCATCCGATGTCGGGCAAAGGCGTGTTGGTCAATCCGCTGCTGATGGCGCATGACTTCATCTCGCGCTTTGATCGCTTAAAAACCCCTGAACATACCGAAGGCCGCGAAGGCTATATCTGGTTCAATGATATGAATGCCAACGCCAGCCGCGCGGTGTTGAAAGCCTCGATTCGTGATTTTGATTTGCAGGGCTTTGATGCGAAGAAACAGCAACTGGTGGAAGTGGCCGACGAAATTGCTGCGCGTTATCCCACCGGCCATGTCGCGCTGACGATTAACGATACTTACAGCAATATCAGTAATGCGATTGGCGAGGATCGTCGCGCGATTGATTTGATTTTTGCCGCGCTGCAGCAGGTGGGCGTGGAGCCGAAAGTGATCCCGATGCGCGGCGGCACCGACGGTGCTGCGCTGTCAGCCAAAGGATTACTGACGCCGAACTTCTTCACCGGCGCGCACAATTTTCATTCGCGCTTTGAATTTTTACCGGTTCCCTCGTTTGTGAAGTCGTATCAGGTGGCAGAAGCGTTGTGTTATTTAGCCGCGAAATAA
- a CDS encoding ABC transporter substrate-binding protein has protein sequence MKKMMANLTLTAIGLAVAGGVSAKTLVYCSEGSPENFNPQLYTSGTSVDASAVPIFNRLVDFTPGTTELVPSLAESWDISPDGKVYTFHLRKGVKFQSNKLFKPSRDFNADDVIFSFMRQMDPKNPYHNVSGGNYTNFESLELAKLITSIEKVDDNTVRITLAHAEAPFLADLAWYFASIHSAEYADQMLKAGTPEKVDMEPIGTGPFELVQYQKDSRILYKAFPEYWQGKAKLDRIVFSITPDASVRYAKLEKNECQIMPFPNPADLEKMRTNPDLTLQQKSGLNTGFLSFNTTKAPLDNVKVRQALAMAINKQAIIDAIFKGTGTVAKNILPPDVWSADKDLKDYDYDPEKAKALLQEAGIKPGTEIALWAMPVQRPYNPNARRMAEMIQADWAKVGIKANIVSYEWGEYLKRVKGGEHQAALMGWTTATGDPDNFFGPLYSCTSANGGSNSSKWCYQPFEKIITEARAEQNHDKRVVLYQQAQQIMHDQMPAVMIAHSTIFEPVRKSVSGYQVDPFGKHIFYPVDIKN, from the coding sequence ATGAAAAAAATGATGGCAAATCTCACTCTCACGGCAATCGGCTTGGCGGTTGCGGGCGGGGTTTCGGCAAAAACGTTGGTTTACTGTTCTGAAGGATCGCCAGAGAACTTCAACCCGCAGTTGTACACCTCGGGAACCAGCGTCGATGCCAGCGCAGTGCCGATATTTAACCGCCTGGTGGACTTTACGCCCGGCACCACCGAACTGGTGCCCAGCCTCGCTGAGAGCTGGGATATCAGCCCGGATGGCAAGGTCTACACCTTCCATCTACGCAAAGGGGTGAAATTCCAGAGCAACAAGCTGTTTAAGCCATCGCGCGATTTTAATGCCGATGACGTGATCTTCTCGTTTATGCGCCAGATGGACCCCAAAAACCCGTACCACAATGTCTCTGGTGGTAACTACACCAACTTTGAAAGCCTTGAGCTGGCCAAGCTGATCACCAGCATTGAAAAAGTCGATGACAATACTGTGCGCATCACCTTAGCTCACGCTGAAGCGCCATTCCTCGCCGATTTGGCGTGGTATTTTGCCTCGATTCATTCGGCAGAATACGCCGACCAGATGTTAAAAGCCGGCACGCCGGAGAAGGTCGATATGGAGCCGATTGGCACCGGACCGTTTGAGCTGGTGCAGTATCAAAAAGATTCACGCATCCTCTACAAAGCCTTCCCGGAATACTGGCAGGGCAAGGCGAAGCTCGATCGCATTGTCTTCTCCATCACGCCGGACGCCTCGGTGCGTTACGCCAAGCTGGAAAAAAACGAATGCCAGATTATGCCGTTCCCCAATCCGGCCGATCTGGAGAAGATGCGCACCAATCCCGATTTAACGCTGCAACAGAAATCGGGCCTGAATACCGGTTTCCTGTCGTTCAACACTACCAAAGCGCCGCTGGATAACGTGAAGGTGCGTCAGGCGCTGGCGATGGCGATCAACAAGCAAGCTATTATCGATGCCATCTTTAAAGGCACCGGCACGGTGGCGAAAAACATCCTGCCGCCGGACGTGTGGAGTGCGGATAAAGATCTTAAGGATTACGACTACGATCCTGAGAAAGCCAAAGCGCTGCTGCAGGAAGCTGGAATTAAGCCAGGCACCGAAATCGCCTTGTGGGCGATGCCGGTTCAGCGACCGTATAACCCGAATGCGCGACGAATGGCAGAGATGATCCAGGCGGATTGGGCCAAAGTGGGCATCAAAGCCAATATCGTCAGCTATGAGTGGGGCGAATACCTTAAGCGCGTGAAAGGCGGCGAACATCAGGCGGCGCTGATGGGCTGGACCACCGCGACCGGCGATCCGGATAACTTCTTCGGCCCGCTCTACAGCTGCACTTCAGCGAATGGCGGCTCCAACTCATCGAAATGGTGTTATCAGCCGTTCGAGAAGATTATCACCGAAGCGCGTGCCGAGCAGAATCACGACAAACGCGTAGTGCTGTACCAGCAAGCGCAGCAGATCATGCATGACCAAATGCCCGCGGTGATGATTGCGCACTCAACCATCTTTGAGCCGGTACGCAAGTCGGTGAGCGGTTATCAGGTCGATCCGTTCGGTAAACACATCTTCTATCCGGTGGATATCAAGAACTGA
- a CDS encoding LysR family transcriptional regulator, translating into MSRSALPLNAIHAFLVTARHLNLTRAASELCITQGAVSRKIATLESWLGFALFIRHARGLHLTEQGAALLPELKQGFAMLVNATEKASRSNAAIRLKAPTCAMRWLVPRLVALEQQRPDIHVALTTTLDHGSQLDNFDAAIVFGPTPAGSICLFEERLTPVMASSVTPPSQIGELAKFTFLHPTQDSRDWQLWLAELDAALPMARNQHFATMDLAISAAIQGFGVTVADVTLVQNDVLNGRLIAPFAASVATGASYSLLQQAEKDAPPFLPELVAWLSEV; encoded by the coding sequence ATGTCCCGCTCTGCTCTGCCGCTCAATGCCATTCACGCGTTTCTGGTGACCGCGCGCCATCTCAACCTGACGCGAGCCGCCAGCGAACTGTGCATCACCCAAGGCGCAGTGAGTCGTAAAATCGCCACGCTAGAAAGCTGGCTGGGATTCGCGCTTTTTATCCGTCACGCTCGTGGCCTGCATCTCACCGAACAGGGCGCGGCGCTGTTGCCGGAATTGAAGCAAGGTTTTGCCATGCTGGTGAATGCCACAGAAAAAGCCAGCCGCAGTAACGCCGCCATTCGCCTGAAAGCGCCCACCTGCGCCATGCGCTGGCTGGTGCCGCGTCTGGTGGCGCTGGAACAGCAGCGTCCGGATATTCACGTGGCGTTGACCACCACGCTCGATCATGGCTCGCAGTTGGATAATTTTGACGCGGCGATTGTGTTTGGCCCAACGCCCGCCGGATCGATTTGCCTGTTTGAGGAGCGTTTAACGCCGGTGATGGCCAGCAGCGTCACGCCGCCGAGCCAGATTGGCGAACTGGCGAAGTTTACTTTTTTGCATCCAACGCAGGATTCACGCGACTGGCAGCTTTGGCTGGCCGAATTGGATGCCGCATTACCGATGGCGCGCAATCAGCATTTCGCTACCATGGATCTAGCCATTAGTGCCGCGATTCAGGGATTTGGCGTCACGGTGGCGGATGTGACTTTAGTGCAGAACGATGTGTTGAATGGCCGACTGATTGCGCCATTTGCCGCCAGTGTGGCCACCGGCGCGAGCTACAGCCTGTTACAGCAGGCAGAAAAAGATGCGCCACCGTTCCTGCCGGAACTGGTGGCGTGGTTATCAGAGGTTTAG
- a CDS encoding carboxylesterase/lipase family protein yields MKNERRLRIMTAEGELRGLMDEDLFVFKGIPYAAAPTGALRWRPPQPVQPWQDVRDATEWGAASWQNRDYCVAAGGGDPGRFSEDCLYLNIWTPDVEPSRPLPVMVWLHGGGFAIGAGHLDPYRGKALAAQGVVVVTLNYRLGHFGFFSHPALDAQYPAGRVINNFALLDQIAALQWIQRNIPAFGGDRNNVTLFGESSGARSVLSLCCSPLSEALFHKGIVQSAYSLPDIPQKQAQQIGLQVAAHFSLPEDASAEQLRELPAEQFWPLERPLALGPVPISGDAVLPKPMLTTFMSGKQHRIPLMIGSNSDEASVLDYFGVDATAVLRQMRSKNRVSYRLMKWLYDIHDDALLGRAVARDMAFTVLPFMVAQAQHNIGMPAWRYWFDYVSENVRDLYPHGTWHGNEIPYVFNTLDTLTPSAERSYSEQDKAFAGAVSAYWVTFAREASEFSAHLPGEVDWPVWRPGNDLTLALGDQGKAQAVVKARFMRGRLRLFRLMMRSHVKL; encoded by the coding sequence ATGAAAAATGAACGACGTCTGAGGATCATGACCGCAGAAGGTGAACTCAGAGGCCTGATGGACGAAGATCTTTTTGTCTTCAAAGGAATACCTTACGCAGCCGCACCCACAGGCGCTTTACGCTGGCGACCGCCGCAGCCGGTGCAACCGTGGCAGGATGTGCGAGATGCAACTGAATGGGGCGCGGCAAGCTGGCAGAACCGTGACTATTGCGTGGCCGCTGGCGGTGGCGATCCCGGTCGCTTCAGTGAAGATTGTCTCTACCTCAATATCTGGACACCGGATGTCGAGCCATCGCGGCCGTTGCCGGTGATGGTCTGGTTGCACGGCGGCGGTTTTGCCATCGGCGCGGGCCATCTCGATCCCTATCGTGGCAAAGCGCTGGCGGCGCAAGGCGTCGTCGTCGTAACGCTCAACTATCGCCTTGGCCACTTCGGCTTCTTCTCTCATCCGGCGCTGGATGCGCAATATCCCGCCGGGCGCGTGATCAACAACTTTGCCTTACTCGATCAAATTGCCGCCTTGCAATGGATTCAGCGCAACATTCCTGCCTTTGGCGGCGATCGTAATAACGTGACGCTATTTGGTGAATCCTCCGGCGCGCGCAGCGTGTTATCGCTGTGCTGCTCGCCACTCTCCGAGGCGTTGTTTCACAAAGGCATTGTACAAAGCGCCTACAGCTTGCCCGACATCCCGCAAAAGCAGGCACAGCAAATCGGTTTGCAGGTGGCGGCGCATTTTTCTTTACCCGAAGATGCCAGCGCCGAGCAGCTGCGCGAGCTACCCGCCGAACAATTCTGGCCGTTAGAACGCCCGTTGGCGCTCGGCCCGGTGCCCATCAGCGGCGATGCGGTGTTGCCAAAACCGATGCTAACCACCTTCATGAGCGGTAAGCAGCATCGCATCCCGTTAATGATCGGCAGCAACAGTGATGAAGCCAGCGTGCTGGACTATTTTGGCGTGGATGCCACGGCGGTGTTGCGGCAGATGCGCAGTAAGAACCGCGTCAGTTATCGTCTGATGAAGTGGCTGTACGACATTCATGATGATGCGCTGCTGGGACGCGCGGTGGCGCGCGATATGGCGTTCACGGTGTTACCGTTTATGGTCGCTCAGGCGCAGCACAATATCGGCATGCCCGCATGGCGTTACTGGTTCGATTACGTCTCTGAAAATGTGCGCGATCTCTATCCGCACGGTACCTGGCACGGCAATGAAATTCCCTATGTCTTCAACACGCTGGATACGCTAACGCCGTCAGCGGAACGCAGCTACAGCGAGCAGGATAAAGCGTTCGCCGGCGCAGTTAGCGCCTATTGGGTCACCTTCGCGCGGGAAGCCAGCGAGTTCAGCGCGCACTTGCCCGGCGAGGTTGATTGGCCAGTCTGGCGACCGGGCAACGATCTGACGCTGGCGTTAGGCGATCAGGGCAAAGCCCAGGCGGTGGTAAAGGCGCGGTTTATGCGTGGACGGCTGCGTTTGTTCCGTTTAATGATGCGCAGCCACGTTAAGCTTTGA
- a CDS encoding MFS transporter, giving the protein MTSVEAVDVRQLINKSALSSWQKRLIALCFVVVALDGMDIALMGFIAPTLKASWGVTNHQLGLVISAALIGLALGAMVAGPLADRYGRRVMILISVLFFGLWTLATAMAQNIEQMMLFRFLTGLGLGAAMPNVGTLVAEYAPERRRSFIITVVFCGFTFGAATGGFAASWLLPRYDWHSVMLMGGVLPLLVLPFLVRGLPESVRFLISRRAPAAHIHAILERMLPGTVQPGSHYQSTELPTARKGSVATVLSRRYLFGSLMLWGGYFMGLFLVYLIGSWMPSLISTLGMSVTEAAIVTAMYQAGGTIGSLFAGWLMDRINANLALAVIYFCGGIAIVALGFSPAQVGLMSAIAFCSGFCFNGANTGMNALSASYYPTHARATGSSWMHGVGRIGAIISAFVGAELLTLGWTFSQIFLLLAIPAVLTTLMLVLKCRFGDQSNLTE; this is encoded by the coding sequence GTGACCAGCGTTGAAGCAGTAGATGTTCGCCAGCTTATCAATAAGAGTGCGCTTAGCAGCTGGCAGAAGCGCTTAATCGCGCTGTGCTTCGTGGTAGTGGCGCTGGACGGCATGGACATTGCGCTAATGGGCTTTATCGCGCCGACGCTGAAAGCCAGTTGGGGCGTGACTAACCATCAACTCGGCCTGGTGATCAGCGCAGCGTTGATTGGTCTGGCGCTGGGCGCGATGGTCGCCGGGCCGCTGGCCGATCGTTATGGTCGCCGCGTGATGATCCTGATCAGCGTACTGTTTTTCGGCCTGTGGACGCTGGCCACGGCGATGGCGCAGAACATCGAACAGATGATGCTGTTCCGCTTTCTCACCGGTTTAGGGCTTGGCGCCGCCATGCCTAACGTTGGCACTTTGGTGGCCGAATACGCGCCCGAACGTCGTCGCTCCTTCATTATTACCGTGGTGTTCTGTGGCTTTACCTTTGGAGCCGCAACCGGTGGCTTTGCCGCTTCGTGGCTGTTGCCGCGCTATGACTGGCACTCCGTCATGCTGATGGGCGGCGTGCTGCCGCTGCTGGTGCTGCCTTTTTTAGTGCGCGGCTTACCGGAATCGGTACGTTTCCTGATTAGCCGTCGTGCGCCTGCCGCACATATTCACGCCATCCTCGAACGTATGCTGCCCGGCACCGTGCAGCCGGGTAGCCATTACCAAAGCACTGAGCTGCCCACCGCGCGTAAAGGTTCCGTGGCAACCGTGTTGTCGCGCCGCTATCTGTTTGGCAGTTTGATGTTGTGGGGCGGCTACTTTATGGGGCTGTTCCTCGTTTACCTGATTGGCAGCTGGATGCCTTCGCTGATCAGCACGCTTGGCATGTCGGTGACGGAAGCGGCGATTGTCACGGCGATGTATCAGGCCGGTGGAACCATTGGCTCGCTGTTTGCCGGTTGGTTGATGGATCGCATCAACGCCAATCTGGCGCTGGCGGTGATCTATTTCTGCGGCGGCATTGCCATTGTGGCGCTGGGTTTTTCTCCTGCGCAGGTTGGCTTAATGAGCGCTATCGCTTTCTGCAGCGGCTTCTGTTTCAACGGTGCCAACACCGGCATGAATGCGCTCTCCGCCAGTTATTATCCCACACACGCCCGAGCCACCGGCTCGAGCTGGATGCACGGCGTAGGCCGCATCGGCGCCATCATCAGCGCCTTTGTCGGAGCTGAGTTGTTAACGCTCGGCTGGACGTTCAGTCAGATCTTCCTGCTGCTGGCGATTCCTGCGGTATTAACCACCCTCATGCTGGTGCTGAAATGTCGTTTTGGTGACCAGTCAAACCTCACTGAGTGA
- a CDS encoding transporter substrate-binding domain-containing protein: MKKLNALFVALGMLTSAHALAQETLRYGLESQYPPFESRNAQGELEGFDIELGKAICQVGHFDCKWVESSFDALIPALQAKKFDAINSAMNITEARAKSIDFTKPIYRIPTMLIVKEGEKLLPTAESLKGKNIGVLQGSIQETYAKKHWEAQGVTVTSYQDQNQVYNDMVAGRLDGTLVMSAAGQSGFLEKPQGKGFAFAGKPVEDDTILGTGIGFGLRKGDDKLKQELDAAITKVQADGTVTKLAAKFFPGIDVSASK; this comes from the coding sequence ATGAAAAAATTGAACGCACTGTTTGTCGCTCTGGGCATGCTGACCTCGGCGCACGCGCTGGCGCAGGAAACCTTACGCTATGGTCTGGAATCGCAGTATCCGCCATTTGAGAGCCGCAACGCGCAGGGCGAACTGGAAGGTTTCGATATCGAACTGGGTAAAGCGATTTGCCAGGTAGGTCACTTCGACTGTAAATGGGTGGAAAGCAGCTTTGATGCCCTGATTCCGGCTCTGCAGGCGAAAAAATTTGATGCTATCAACTCAGCGATGAACATCACTGAAGCGCGTGCAAAAAGCATCGACTTCACCAAACCGATCTACCGCATTCCGACCATGCTGATCGTGAAAGAGGGCGAGAAGCTGCTGCCAACCGCCGAATCACTGAAAGGCAAAAACATCGGGGTGCTGCAGGGTTCGATCCAGGAAACCTATGCCAAGAAGCACTGGGAAGCGCAGGGCGTTACAGTGACCTCTTATCAGGATCAGAACCAGGTTTACAACGACATGGTTGCCGGTCGTCTTGACGGCACGCTGGTGATGTCAGCTGCCGGTCAATCGGGCTTCCTCGAAAAGCCGCAGGGTAAAGGTTTCGCCTTTGCCGGCAAGCCGGTAGAAGATGACACTATTCTCGGCACCGGTATCGGTTTTGGCCTGCGTAAAGGCGATGACAAACTGAAACAAGAGTTGGATGCGGCGATCACCAAGGTGCAAGCCGATGGCACCGTCACCAAGCTGGCGGCGAAATTCTTCCCTGGGATTGATGTTTCAGCCAGCAAATAA
- the hglS gene encoding 2-oxoadipate dioxygenase/decarboxylase HglS, protein MPNFLSSDAIRTLFSQAMSAMYQQEVPQYGTLTQLVTAVNERTLEANPELKNRLSAADELSRLSVERHGAIRVGKADELRTLRQMFAVMGMEAVGYYDLSQAGVPVHSTAFRPVSDRALRHNPFRVFTSLLRLELIDDAALREKAATILAARDIFTPGCRALIAKHQQQGGLNAADAATFVQEALETFRWHAHTTVDSATYRALSQQHRLIADVVCFRGCHINHLTPRTLDIDRVQSLMPSRGIDPKTLIEGPPQRKVPILLRQTSFKALEEAVHFNDGTPGTHTARFGEIEQRGAALTPKGRELYDRLLAEAGTGSDNQHHQQHLSAVFGDFPDDEETLREQQLAWFRYRLTDKGEHLPPRAGESVTQLLAEGRLSAEPIVYEDFLPVSAAGIFQSNLGDVAQTRSAGNASRADFESALGTAVQDEMALYQQMQQRSLERCGVA, encoded by the coding sequence ATGCCAAACTTTCTCAGCAGCGATGCCATCCGCACGCTGTTCTCGCAGGCAATGTCGGCCATGTATCAGCAGGAAGTGCCGCAATACGGCACGCTGACGCAGTTGGTCACCGCCGTTAATGAACGTACGCTGGAAGCCAATCCCGAGTTGAAAAACCGCTTGTCGGCTGCTGATGAGCTGAGTCGCCTCAGCGTCGAGCGTCACGGTGCGATTCGTGTCGGCAAGGCCGATGAACTCAGAACGTTGCGCCAGATGTTTGCCGTGATGGGCATGGAAGCGGTGGGATATTACGACCTGTCGCAAGCCGGTGTGCCGGTGCACTCCACGGCGTTTCGTCCGGTCAGCGACCGCGCATTGCGCCACAATCCGTTCCGCGTGTTCACCTCGCTGCTGCGTCTCGAACTGATTGATGATGCGGCGCTGCGTGAGAAGGCCGCTACGATTCTCGCCGCGCGCGATATCTTTACGCCGGGTTGCCGTGCCTTGATCGCTAAGCATCAGCAGCAGGGCGGTTTAAACGCAGCGGATGCGGCGACTTTCGTGCAGGAAGCGCTGGAAACTTTCCGCTGGCATGCGCACACCACCGTAGACAGCGCCACCTATCGCGCATTGAGCCAGCAGCATCGTCTGATTGCCGATGTGGTGTGTTTCCGCGGTTGCCACATCAATCATTTAACGCCGCGCACGCTAGATATCGATCGCGTGCAATCACTGATGCCGTCACGCGGTATCGATCCCAAAACCCTGATTGAAGGCCCGCCGCAGCGCAAAGTGCCGATTCTACTGCGCCAGACCAGCTTCAAAGCCCTGGAAGAAGCGGTGCACTTTAATGATGGCACGCCGGGCACGCATACCGCGCGCTTTGGTGAGATTGAACAGCGCGGCGCAGCGCTCACGCCGAAAGGGCGCGAACTTTACGATCGTTTGCTGGCCGAAGCCGGTACCGGCAGCGATAACCAACATCACCAGCAACATCTCAGCGCGGTGTTTGGTGACTTCCCCGATGACGAGGAGACCTTGCGCGAACAGCAATTGGCTTGGTTCCGCTATCGCCTGACCGACAAAGGCGAGCATCTGCCGCCACGCGCGGGCGAAAGCGTGACGCAGTTGCTGGCAGAAGGGCGATTGAGCGCCGAACCGATCGTTTACGAGGATTTCCTGCCGGTGAGCGCAGCGGGGATTTTCCAGTCAAATCTGGGCGATGTGGCGCAAACGCGCAGCGCAGGTAATGCCAGCCGGGCGGATTTTGAAAGCGCGCTTGGTACAGCGGTGCAGGATGAGATGGCGTTGTATCAGCAGATGCAGCAGCGCAGTCTTGAGCGCTGTGGCGTAGCGTAA
- a CDS encoding DoxX family protein: MLGGINQMFNRMSDHPDFGKLLLRLTFGGLLLFHGAFKVVHGVGWIAHMLAVKGMPGFIAYGACIGEIAAPVMVIIGLLTRPAAFIIAVNMIVATLLVKMGAVWHRTDVGAWALETEALYLLGALAIMFLGAGKYTLVRDARLQ, translated from the coding sequence ATGTTGGGTGGCATTAACCAGATGTTCAACCGGATGAGCGATCACCCGGATTTCGGCAAACTGCTGTTACGCCTGACGTTTGGCGGACTGCTGCTGTTTCATGGGGCGTTCAAGGTGGTGCATGGTGTGGGCTGGATAGCGCACATGCTCGCCGTCAAAGGGATGCCAGGTTTCATCGCTTACGGTGCTTGCATCGGGGAAATAGCGGCACCTGTAATGGTGATCATCGGATTACTGACGCGCCCTGCGGCGTTCATTATTGCGGTGAACATGATTGTTGCGACTCTGCTGGTAAAAATGGGCGCTGTCTGGCATCGCACAGATGTCGGAGCCTGGGCGCTGGAGACAGAAGCTCTTTACCTGCTGGGCGCGCTCGCCATTATGTTTTTGGGTGCCGGGAAGTACACGCTGGTGCGTGACGCGCGCTTGCAATAA